One segment of Gilliamella sp. ESL0441 DNA contains the following:
- a CDS encoding peptidoglycan-binding protein, protein MWKKGNINGMSEENFEEKRRQQKIFITKELDELCIAKENKLVKTNWQVEKEQRIKPSLWWKEVAKAQASQTESGSQTDTNTPKPTNLSTDGKAWFIHPVAMVDYFVGNDVLFRKGDKDEIIREINIRLAGFGGNVPTDEFTERTENMIKQFQRDYMKVEETGVVDIPVIEAIDKFQEEYAISANVWSQLKCKCSPNKCSGFGNGLGKNTSPERSNTYEYPGIHRSLLFGLCGLSFYLGRQDVYKFRLISSGYRCSQHSEGKITTNHRGKAIDIQFYKENWAIAGKNKKNIEPLIYIRDNFFKTYLNSQDDWKDKNLFTTEPIGLDSKGNSISGFTYSWIHMDVRSFEKQYLLDEYFCTNATILNGEKLITIIKKEVK, encoded by the coding sequence ATGTGGAAGAAAGGCAACATAAATGGAATGAGCGAAGAAAATTTTGAAGAAAAAAGGCGACAGCAAAAAATTTTCATAACAAAAGAATTGGATGAACTATGTATAGCCAAAGAAAACAAGCTTGTTAAAACAAACTGGCAAGTAGAAAAAGAACAACGCATAAAGCCATCGTTATGGTGGAAAGAAGTCGCCAAAGCTCAAGCATCCCAAACCGAAAGTGGTAGCCAAACGGATACCAACACCCCAAAACCAACCAACCTATCAACAGACGGCAAAGCTTGGTTTATTCACCCAGTAGCAATGGTGGATTATTTTGTAGGAAACGATGTTCTTTTTAGAAAAGGCGATAAAGATGAAATAATTCGAGAAATCAATATTCGTCTTGCCGGTTTTGGTGGCAATGTTCCGACTGATGAGTTTACGGAAAGAACAGAAAACATGATTAAACAGTTTCAACGTGATTATATGAAAGTTGAAGAAACGGGAGTTGTTGATATTCCAGTAATTGAAGCGATTGATAAGTTTCAAGAGGAATATGCTATTAGTGCAAATGTATGGTCACAACTGAAATGTAAATGTAGTCCTAATAAATGTAGTGGATTTGGAAATGGGTTAGGAAAAAATACTTCGCCAGAAAGGTCTAATACTTATGAATATCCAGGTATACATAGATCATTGTTATTTGGATTGTGTGGATTAAGTTTTTATTTAGGTAGACAAGATGTTTATAAATTTAGATTAATTTCATCAGGTTATCGTTGTAGCCAGCATTCAGAAGGGAAAATAACTACAAATCATAGAGGAAAAGCGATAGATATTCAATTTTACAAAGAAAATTGGGCTATTGCTGGTAAAAATAAAAAAAATATTGAGCCCTTAATATATATTCGTGATAACTTTTTTAAAACTTATCTTAATTCACAAGACGATTGGAAAGATAAAAATCTTTTTACGACAGAGCCAATAGGTTTGGATTCTAAAGGCAACTCTATATCTGGATTTACCTATAGTTGGATTCATATGGATGTTAGATCATTTGAAAAACAATACTTATTAGATGAATACTTTTGTACTAATGCGACCATTTTGAATGGAGAAAAATTAATCACAATTATAAAGAAAGAAGTTAAATGA
- a CDS encoding peptidoglycan-binding protein, with product MTIKTITNFILPICKEQISQDACYKGLSEAESGFFPFSEDGIWHGGIHIDEPVLNKIGNDDKLWCMANGEVIAYRIDDVYPKIVYKDNEEQEGITKTQKVAYFSRSFTLVRHYLQMPKIPDSTEAPPAITLYSLYMHQLDWYGYQQKQKENSNFVIYPNYWQAAAGKVNEEKAEVIKGSVIRKKGSKTEVVGLLLKGSKIRLGEQKKGQPGWYKIVSITQGTLVTSSGFKTELGDIEGYVWYQDIGKTASDRPTGKTADANKDYEICREDNKKIGKPETEVKGITVYESANDKQKLTYLPKTATFEFDSHENGYAKIKKISGCVIPSSLKVENGSQDSTHKGYVKLSSLTLTALKPEKLDEVVVLKQPVPIEKGDFIGYIGNNVSQSQRFDEAIKSPLSTMKRPSDYDLPPLVHIELFTCEDLPAFINKTQALADKLPDREKTIILVEKGANLIQASKPDGFLYKGLTVKFIGNAHYHYVKVKLEYTLNTSPLTFDSSRVVWSKKKFSFDNNIFNVIETINRNRSKNDNEVVKYRLRSEEKKNLIIIYQYTYPQLKEEDIPDEVELICELPPPIKDNPFELERYKFWPNIRFCVEDNHFWIASKDVLHLHGQDGQLNSKIDYWKEFPISSENLKLATIYNTVYYPRTVSLNASSVDESMVAVNDTDTDSVWMYIQAGNEQGIPIQGWINTKKDAQPHIKLVTPWHWAGFNTVEEKATVGKLSKKLSKNKAATLDLADYTPLMSELHRVITESSLYSVQGKKSLPPLTKEYLKAALRTSWTAEQIGHLLVKYESEWYADEALTKWNEIDDQFEGEKEEKKALISKSLDVLGITKAHERKFAFEKLEEEYKLIKTNWQIEKEQRIKPSLWWKEVAKAQASQTESGSQTDTNTPKPTNLSTDGKAWFIHPVAMVDYFVGNDVLFRKGNKDEIIREINIRLAGFGGNVPTDEFTERTENMIKQFQRDYMKVEETGVVDMEVIEAIDKFQEEYPIETYFAQAKCKCSTYDLKKVEIKACGGFGLGRYSEQKQKEDPKEKKRKYEYPGLHRTLFWVLRAWKFYLAHFDQRNMEIEKVESGYRCWRDNKFHNDRQTTNHMGKALDIHMVYNNSKITTANLCDDAREVMIKYCDAHYRWATPNFVSLEPGNRVKISTDKAVAPTWVHFDVRSFELVYLKDEYFAQSVEQVNGISMQTLITNKG from the coding sequence ATGACAATAAAAACAATAACTAACTTTATTCTTCCTATTTGTAAAGAGCAAATCAGTCAAGATGCTTGTTATAAAGGATTATCTGAAGCAGAGAGTGGCTTTTTTCCATTTAGTGAAGATGGAATATGGCATGGTGGCATTCATATCGATGAGCCTGTATTAAATAAAATAGGTAATGATGACAAACTATGGTGTATGGCAAATGGTGAAGTTATTGCCTATCGTATTGATGATGTATATCCTAAAATTGTGTACAAAGATAATGAGGAACAAGAAGGCATTACAAAAACACAAAAAGTAGCCTATTTTTCAAGGAGTTTTACATTAGTTCGTCATTATTTACAAATGCCTAAAATTCCTGATTCAACCGAGGCTCCACCAGCAATAACTTTATACAGTTTATATATGCATCAGCTTGATTGGTATGGATATCAGCAAAAACAAAAAGAAAATAGTAATTTTGTAATCTATCCAAATTATTGGCAAGCAGCTGCAGGTAAAGTTAACGAAGAAAAAGCAGAAGTAATTAAAGGTAGTGTAATAAGAAAAAAAGGAAGCAAAACGGAAGTAGTCGGTTTATTGCTAAAAGGCAGTAAAATCCGGTTAGGCGAGCAAAAAAAAGGGCAACCGGGTTGGTATAAGATTGTATCAATCACTCAAGGTACCTTAGTGACTTCAAGCGGATTTAAAACTGAATTGGGGGATATAGAAGGTTATGTTTGGTATCAGGATATCGGTAAAACGGCATCAGATCGACCAACAGGAAAAACAGCAGATGCCAACAAAGACTATGAAATCTGTCGGGAAGATAATAAAAAGATAGGTAAACCTGAAACAGAGGTCAAAGGTATAACGGTATATGAATCGGCTAATGATAAACAAAAATTAACGTATTTACCTAAAACGGCTACGTTTGAATTTGATAGTCATGAAAATGGCTATGCCAAAATTAAAAAAATTAGTGGTTGTGTTATCCCTTCTAGCTTAAAAGTTGAAAATGGTAGCCAAGATTCAACTCATAAAGGCTATGTCAAATTATCCTCGTTGACGTTAACAGCGCTAAAACCAGAAAAATTAGATGAAGTTGTGGTATTAAAACAGCCAGTTCCGATTGAAAAGGGTGATTTTATTGGTTATATAGGTAATAACGTCAGCCAAAGCCAACGTTTTGATGAAGCGATAAAATCACCATTATCAACAATGAAACGCCCATCAGATTATGATTTACCGCCATTAGTACACATTGAATTATTCACCTGTGAAGATTTGCCCGCGTTTATTAATAAAACACAAGCCTTAGCTGACAAGTTACCCGATCGAGAAAAAACGATCATTTTAGTTGAAAAAGGGGCAAATTTAATTCAAGCTTCAAAACCCGATGGATTTTTATATAAAGGTTTGACGGTAAAGTTCATTGGTAATGCGCATTATCACTATGTAAAAGTTAAACTTGAATATACGCTAAATACGTCACCACTGACTTTTGATTCCTCTAGAGTTGTGTGGAGCAAAAAGAAATTTTCTTTCGATAATAATATTTTTAATGTTATTGAAACGATAAATAGAAATCGTTCTAAAAACGATAATGAAGTCGTAAAGTATCGTTTAAGAAGTGAAGAAAAAAAGAACTTAATAATAATTTACCAATATACCTATCCTCAATTAAAAGAAGAGGATATTCCAGATGAAGTTGAACTAATATGTGAACTCCCGCCTCCTATTAAGGATAACCCTTTTGAGCTTGAACGCTACAAGTTTTGGCCTAATATACGTTTTTGCGTTGAGGATAATCATTTTTGGATAGCATCGAAAGACGTACTCCATTTGCATGGGCAAGATGGGCAACTTAATAGTAAGATAGATTATTGGAAAGAATTCCCGATATCATCCGAAAATCTAAAATTAGCGACAATCTACAATACAGTATATTATCCGCGCACAGTATCCCTAAATGCATCCTCAGTCGATGAAAGCATGGTAGCAGTAAATGATACTGATACGGATTCAGTTTGGATGTATATTCAGGCAGGAAATGAGCAAGGCATACCGATACAAGGTTGGATTAATACTAAAAAAGATGCTCAACCACATATAAAACTCGTCACGCCATGGCATTGGGCTGGTTTTAATACCGTCGAAGAAAAAGCAACGGTAGGCAAGTTATCTAAAAAGCTAAGCAAGAATAAAGCTGCAACACTGGATTTAGCCGACTATACTCCATTAATGTCAGAATTACATCGAGTTATCACTGAATCCTCGCTATATTCAGTGCAAGGAAAAAAATCATTACCACCATTGACCAAAGAGTATCTAAAAGCTGCATTACGGACAAGTTGGACAGCAGAACAGATTGGGCACCTGTTAGTAAAATATGAAAGTGAATGGTATGCGGATGAAGCGCTAACCAAATGGAATGAAATAGATGACCAGTTTGAAGGAGAAAAAGAAGAAAAGAAAGCGCTTATATCCAAATCGTTAGATGTATTAGGTATAACCAAAGCGCATGAGCGAAAATTTGCTTTTGAAAAATTAGAAGAAGAGTACAAGCTTATTAAAACAAACTGGCAAATTGAAAAAGAACAACGCATAAAGCCATCGTTATGGTGGAAAGAAGTCGCCAAAGCACAAGCATCCCAAACCGAAAGTGGTAGCCAAACGGATACCAACACCCCAAAACCAACCAACCTATCAACAGACGGCAAAGCTTGGTTTATTCACCCAGTAGCAATGGTGGATTATTTTGTAGGAAACGATGTTCTTTTTAGAAAAGGCAATAAAGATGAAATAATTCGAGAAATCAATATCCGTCTTGCCGGTTTTGGTGGCAATGTTCCGACTGATGAGTTTACAGAAAGAACAGAAAACATGATCAAACAGTTTCAACGTGATTATATGAAAGTTGAAGAAACGGGTGTTGTTGATATGGAAGTAATTGAAGCGATTGATAAGTTTCAAGAGGAATATCCAATAGAAACATATTTTGCTCAAGCTAAGTGTAAATGTTCAACATACGATTTAAAAAAAGTTGAGATTAAAGCATGTGGAGGATTTGGGCTTGGGAGGTATTCTGAGCAAAAACAGAAGGAAGATCCTAAAGAAAAGAAAAGAAAATATGAATATCCCGGATTACATAGAACGTTATTTTGGGTATTAAGAGCCTGGAAATTTTATTTAGCACACTTTGATCAACGAAATATGGAAATTGAAAAAGTTGAATCCGGATACCGCTGTTGGAGGGATAATAAATTTCATAATGACAGACAAACCACGAATCATATGGGAAAAGCGCTAGATATTCATATGGTTTACAATAATTCAAAAATCACAACAGCTAATTTATGTGATGATGCAAGAGAAGTGATGATTAAGTATTGCGATGCTCATTACAGATGGGCTACCCCAAATTTTGTTTCTTTAGAGCCAGGAAATCGAGTAAAAATATCTACAGATAAAGCTGTAGCACCAACATGGGTACATTTTGATGTCAGAAGTTTTGAATTAGTTTATTTGAAAGATGAATACTTTGCTCAAAGCGTTGAACAAGTCAATGGCATATCAATGCAAACATTAATCACTAATAAAGGTTAA
- the ispC gene encoding 1-deoxy-D-xylulose-5-phosphate reductoisomerase, with protein MKNIAILGSTGSIGCSTLAVIRQNPTLFSAYVLVGGSNVKKMTEQCQEFKPHYVAMASEQAAQQLKANLVDLKLDIEVLSGEQAICDLAQLPEVHQVMAAIVGAAGLKPTLAAIEKGKRILLANKESLVTCGHLFMQAVKRYGAELLPVDSEHNAIFQSLPTAVQHDLGFANLVDHGVTKIVLTGSGGPFRDWAVNQLSSVSPAQAIAHPNWSMGKKISVDSATMMNKGLEYIEARWLFNASAEQMEIIVHPQSIIHSMVRYQDGSVIAQLGVPDMRTPIAYSMSYPLRITSGVPDLDFTQMSSLTFNTPDFNRYPCLKLAIEASCRGQAATTTLNAANEVAVEAFLQNKIGFMDIAKHVSATLDKLVLPEPTTIEDVVAIDTWARAQSVKVN; from the coding sequence ATGAAAAACATCGCAATTTTAGGTTCAACAGGATCAATAGGCTGTAGCACTTTGGCGGTCATTCGGCAAAATCCAACATTATTTAGCGCTTATGTGCTAGTGGGTGGCAGTAATGTAAAAAAAATGACTGAACAATGCCAAGAATTTAAACCCCATTATGTGGCAATGGCAAGTGAACAAGCTGCACAACAGCTTAAAGCAAATCTTGTTGATCTAAAATTGGATATTGAAGTATTAAGTGGTGAACAAGCTATTTGTGATTTAGCACAGTTGCCCGAAGTTCACCAAGTCATGGCTGCCATTGTGGGCGCAGCAGGATTAAAACCGACGCTTGCTGCAATTGAAAAAGGAAAACGTATTTTACTGGCTAACAAAGAGTCTTTGGTTACTTGTGGACATCTGTTTATGCAAGCCGTAAAGCGATATGGTGCTGAACTGTTACCGGTTGATAGTGAACATAATGCGATTTTTCAAAGTCTGCCTACCGCCGTTCAGCATGATCTCGGGTTTGCTAATTTGGTTGATCATGGTGTGACCAAAATCGTGTTAACCGGCTCTGGGGGGCCTTTTCGAGATTGGGCAGTCAATCAATTATCTTCGGTGTCACCTGCACAAGCGATTGCTCATCCTAATTGGTCAATGGGAAAAAAGATTTCCGTTGATTCCGCTACGATGATGAATAAAGGTTTAGAATATATTGAAGCTCGTTGGTTATTTAATGCCAGTGCGGAGCAAATGGAAATCATTGTCCATCCACAATCAATTATTCATTCAATGGTTCGTTATCAAGATGGCAGTGTTATTGCTCAATTAGGTGTGCCTGATATGCGGACACCTATCGCTTATTCTATGTCTTATCCATTACGTATCACATCTGGTGTGCCTGATTTAGATTTTACTCAGATGTCATCACTGACGTTTAATACACCTGATTTTAATCGTTATCCTTGCTTAAAATTAGCCATTGAGGCTTCTTGTCGAGGGCAAGCTGCAACCACGACCCTTAATGCGGCCAACGAAGTGGCGGTTGAAGCATTTTTGCAAAATAAAATTGGTTTTATGGATATTGCCAAACACGTATCGGCAACATTAGATAAACTTGTTTTACCTGAACCAACTACTATTGAGGACGTTGTGGCTATCGATACATGGGCTAGAGCACAGTCAGTTAAGGTGAATTAA
- the frr gene encoding ribosome recycling factor, giving the protein MLNEIQKEAQVRMEKSIDAFQTHISKIRTGRASPNLLDGIMVEYYGSPTPLRQLANVVAEDARTLAITVFDKSLTPMIEKAILSSDLGLNPASAGTVIRVPLPPLTEERRRDLTKIVRNEAEQGRVSIRNIRRDANDQVKALLKDKQISEDDERKSQDFIQKATDAAIKKLDAVLVDKEKELMEF; this is encoded by the coding sequence ATGCTAAATGAGATTCAAAAAGAAGCGCAAGTGCGCATGGAAAAAAGTATAGATGCGTTTCAAACTCATATTTCTAAGATTAGAACAGGACGGGCATCGCCAAACTTATTAGACGGTATTATGGTTGAATATTATGGTAGCCCAACGCCGCTTCGTCAATTAGCAAATGTGGTGGCTGAAGATGCAAGAACATTGGCTATCACCGTATTTGATAAATCATTAACACCAATGATTGAAAAAGCAATTTTATCTTCTGATTTAGGGCTCAATCCAGCGTCGGCAGGTACGGTTATTCGAGTACCATTGCCACCACTAACAGAAGAACGTCGTCGTGATTTAACGAAAATTGTTCGTAACGAAGCAGAACAAGGTCGTGTGTCAATTCGTAATATTCGTCGTGATGCGAATGATCAAGTCAAAGCATTATTAAAAGATAAGCAAATATCAGAAGATGATGAACGTAAATCACAAGATTTTATTCAAAAAGCAACTGACGCAGCCATTAAAAAATTAGATGCTGTACTTGTTGATAAAGAAAAAGAGTTAATGGAATTTTAA
- the rpsB gene encoding 30S ribosomal protein S2, which translates to MTTVSMRDMLQAGVHFGHQTRYWNPKMKPFIFGARNKVHIINLEKTVPMFNEALAELNKVAARKGKILFVGTKRAASEAIKQAAESCGQYYVNHRWLGGMLTNWKTVRQSIKRLKDLETQASDGTFDKLTKKEALMRAREMAKLENSLGGIKNMGGLPDVIFVIGADHEHIAIKEANNLGIPVVAVVDTNSDPDGIDYIVPGNDDAIRAIQLYANAVAEAVRAGREQNQSPVSEESFVEEAPAAE; encoded by the coding sequence ATGACTACAGTATCAATGCGCGATATGTTACAAGCAGGTGTACACTTTGGACACCAAACCCGTTATTGGAACCCAAAAATGAAACCATTTATTTTTGGTGCGCGTAACAAAGTTCACATTATCAACCTTGAAAAAACAGTACCAATGTTTAACGAAGCGTTAGCTGAATTAAACAAAGTGGCTGCACGTAAAGGTAAAATTTTATTTGTTGGTACAAAACGAGCAGCAAGCGAAGCGATTAAACAAGCCGCTGAAAGCTGTGGACAATACTATGTTAATCACCGTTGGTTAGGTGGTATGTTGACTAACTGGAAAACAGTACGTCAATCAATCAAACGTCTTAAAGATTTAGAAACACAAGCTAGTGATGGTACATTTGACAAATTAACCAAAAAAGAAGCACTAATGCGTGCTCGTGAAATGGCTAAATTAGAAAATAGCTTGGGTGGAATTAAAAATATGGGTGGCTTACCCGATGTGATTTTTGTTATTGGCGCAGACCATGAACATATCGCTATCAAAGAAGCTAACAATTTAGGTATTCCAGTCGTTGCTGTTGTTGATACCAACTCAGATCCAGATGGTATTGATTACATCGTTCCAGGTAATGATGACGCAATTCGTGCAATTCAATTATATGCAAATGCAGTTGCGGAAGCCGTTCGTGCTGGTCGTGAACAAAATCAATCTCCAGTATCTGAAGAAAGCTTTGTTGAAGAAGCTCCAGCAGCAGAGTAA
- the deoR gene encoding DNA-binding transcriptional repressor DeoR, translated as METQPKKRVNALIEHLKIIDKIHLKQAAQMLGVSEMTIRRDLNNHSSGLAVLGGYVVNQARHTISQYFVSDQQDKQVIEKRYIGKLVSQFVDENDTIFFDCGTTMQFIIDEISDDISFTAICYSLNSFLALQKKPKCKIILCGGHYQLNNAIFTSICSNNQLDVICPNKAFISAAGIDLTQGTTCYHFDELNMKHKAMKKSNQNILIVDHTKFNQVKPAFICNLDEFNLVMTDKVPDLEYVSYFKENNIGLIY; from the coding sequence ATGGAAACACAACCCAAAAAAAGAGTCAATGCACTTATTGAACATTTAAAAATAATCGATAAAATTCATTTAAAACAAGCAGCACAAATGCTTGGTGTTTCTGAAATGACAATTCGTCGTGATCTTAATAATCACTCCTCAGGTTTGGCTGTTTTAGGCGGTTATGTGGTTAATCAGGCACGTCATACCATATCGCAATATTTTGTGTCTGATCAGCAAGATAAGCAAGTAATTGAAAAACGTTATATTGGTAAGTTGGTTAGTCAATTTGTTGATGAAAACGATACAATTTTTTTTGATTGTGGTACGACTATGCAATTTATCATTGATGAAATTAGTGATGATATTTCTTTCACTGCCATCTGCTACTCGCTCAATTCCTTTCTGGCATTACAAAAAAAACCAAAGTGTAAAATCATTTTATGTGGTGGGCATTATCAACTTAATAATGCAATTTTCACCAGTATTTGTTCAAATAATCAGCTCGATGTTATTTGTCCAAATAAAGCCTTTATTTCGGCAGCGGGTATCGATCTAACTCAAGGTACCACTTGTTACCATTTTGATGAGTTAAATATGAAACATAAAGCCATGAAAAAATCTAATCAAAATATATTAATTGTCGATCACACTAAGTTTAACCAAGTTAAGCCAGCTTTTATTTGTAACCTTGATGAATTTAATTTGGTAATGACAGACAAAGTACCTGATTTAGAATATGTTTCATATTTTAAAGAAAATAACATTGGTTTAATTTATTAA
- the pyrH gene encoding UMP kinase — protein MVTPFYKRILLKLSGEALQGDEGFGIDPTVLDRMAQEIKELIEMNVQVAVVIGGGNLFRGAGLAKAGMNRVVGDHMGMLATVMNGLAMRDALHRIEVNARLMSAIPLNGVCDDYRWTEAISLLRHGKVVILSAGTGNPFFTTDSAACLRGIEIEADVVLKATKVDGVYSADPVKDPNATLYKTLNYEKVLDDELKVMDLAAFTLARDHNLPICVFNMNKPGALRRVILGEPEGTLINNQATVSC, from the coding sequence ATGGTAACCCCTTTCTATAAACGTATTCTTCTTAAACTCAGTGGTGAAGCACTACAAGGCGATGAAGGTTTTGGTATTGATCCCACCGTTCTTGACCGCATGGCGCAAGAAATTAAAGAACTTATTGAAATGAATGTTCAAGTTGCTGTTGTTATTGGGGGCGGTAATCTATTTCGTGGAGCTGGTCTTGCAAAAGCCGGTATGAATCGTGTTGTTGGCGATCATATGGGGATGCTAGCAACAGTAATGAATGGTCTTGCAATGCGTGATGCGTTGCATCGAATTGAGGTTAATGCGCGTTTAATGTCAGCTATTCCACTTAATGGAGTATGTGACGATTACCGCTGGACAGAAGCAATTAGCTTGCTTCGTCATGGTAAAGTGGTTATTCTTTCAGCAGGAACAGGTAATCCTTTTTTTACAACTGACTCAGCAGCGTGTTTACGTGGTATCGAAATTGAAGCAGATGTGGTGTTAAAAGCAACAAAAGTTGATGGTGTTTATTCGGCTGATCCTGTTAAAGATCCAAATGCAACACTTTATAAAACATTAAATTATGAAAAAGTGCTTGATGATGAATTAAAAGTAATGGATTTAGCTGCGTTTACGTTAGCACGTGATCATAACCTGCCGATTTGTGTCTTTAACATGAATAAACCAGGTGCATTACGTCGAGTGATTTTAGGTGAACCCGAAGGGACATTAATTAATAATCAGGCAACAGTAAGCTGTTAG
- the deoC gene encoding deoxyribose-phosphate aldolase, with product MGYAKYIDHTLLAMNATEDQIRKLCEEAKQYHFYSVCVNSGYVPLVASLLKGSDVKVCSVVGFPLGAMLTSAKAFETEMAVKSGAEEIDMVINVGWLKSNDWEAVKKDIEAVFKACGAVPLKVILETCLLTKEEIVKVCAICKEIGVAFVKTSTGFSVSGATVEDVKLMRETVGDKMGVKASGGIRDRQTAEKMVYAGANRLGASAGIAIVSGDKTSSSGY from the coding sequence ATGGGTTATGCAAAGTATATTGATCATACTTTACTCGCAATGAATGCGACTGAAGATCAAATACGTAAATTATGCGAAGAAGCTAAGCAGTACCATTTTTATTCTGTATGTGTTAATTCAGGTTATGTTCCTTTAGTCGCTAGCTTATTAAAAGGTAGTGATGTAAAGGTTTGTTCGGTTGTTGGTTTTCCGCTTGGTGCGATGTTAACATCGGCTAAAGCATTTGAAACCGAAATGGCTGTCAAATCAGGTGCTGAAGAAATCGATATGGTTATCAATGTCGGTTGGCTAAAAAGCAATGATTGGGAAGCAGTGAAAAAGGATATTGAAGCTGTTTTTAAAGCATGCGGTGCAGTTCCGTTAAAAGTCATTTTAGAAACTTGCTTGTTAACTAAAGAAGAAATTGTGAAAGTTTGTGCTATTTGCAAGGAAATTGGTGTTGCTTTTGTAAAAACATCGACTGGTTTTAGTGTATCTGGTGCGACGGTTGAAGATGTAAAATTGATGCGTGAAACAGTCGGTGATAAAATGGGTGTTAAAGCATCAGGTGGCATTAGAGATCGTCAAACGGCTGAAAAAATGGTTTATGCTGGTGCAAATCGATTAGGCGCTAGCGCGGGTATTGCGATTGTATCAGGCGATAAAACTTCCTCTAGCGGTTATTAA
- the tsf gene encoding translation elongation factor Ts: protein MAEVTASMVKELRERTGAGMMECKKALVEANGDIEVAIDNMRKSGQAKAAKKAGRVAAEGVIISKISADKKSGVILEINCETDFVAKDAGFLEFSEKVATAALNDSITDLAALQAKFEEERTALVAKIGENIGIRRIQQISGDVVGSYQHGARIGVLVAANSGCDEELVKHIAMHIAASKPEYVSPSDVPADVVEHERNIQIEIAMQSGKPREIAEKMVEGRMRKFTGEVSLTGQPFVMDPSKTVGDLLAEKKATVASFIRFEVGEGIEKVEVDFAAEVAAMSKQS from the coding sequence ATGGCTGAAGTTACCGCTTCTATGGTAAAAGAACTGCGTGAAAGAACTGGCGCAGGTATGATGGAATGTAAAAAAGCATTAGTTGAAGCAAATGGTGATATCGAAGTTGCTATCGACAATATGCGTAAATCAGGTCAAGCAAAAGCGGCTAAAAAAGCAGGTCGTGTAGCGGCTGAAGGTGTAATTATTTCTAAGATTTCTGCGGATAAAAAATCGGGTGTAATTTTAGAAATCAACTGCGAAACAGACTTTGTTGCTAAAGATGCAGGTTTCTTAGAGTTTAGCGAAAAAGTTGCTACTGCAGCATTGAACGATAGCATTACTGATCTTGCTGCGTTACAAGCAAAATTTGAAGAAGAACGTACAGCACTAGTTGCAAAAATCGGTGAAAACATCGGTATTCGTCGTATTCAACAAATTTCAGGTGATGTAGTTGGTAGTTACCAACATGGTGCACGTATCGGTGTATTAGTTGCTGCAAACAGTGGTTGTGATGAAGAATTAGTTAAACATATTGCAATGCACATTGCTGCAAGCAAACCAGAATATGTTAGCCCAAGCGATGTTCCAGCTGATGTTGTTGAACATGAGCGCAATATTCAAATCGAAATTGCAATGCAATCAGGTAAACCACGTGAAATCGCTGAAAAAATGGTTGAAGGCCGTATGCGTAAATTTACTGGTGAAGTTTCACTTACTGGTCAACCATTTGTTATGGATCCAAGTAAGACTGTTGGTGATTTACTGGCTGAGAAAAAAGCGACTGTTGCTTCTTTCATCCGTTTTGAAGTGGGTGAAGGCATTGAAAAAGTGGAAGTTGATTTTGCAGCCGAAGTTGCTGCGATGTCGAAACAATCTTAA
- a CDS encoding sugar O-acetyltransferase — protein MTEKEKMLAGLLYDPGIHLLANDRLYAQDLCFQINQLSPLAEKQRYQLFQTLLGKTGEQFTIMPGFQCDYGYNIEIGENFFANFNCIMLDVAKITFGDNVLVAPNCGFYTSGHPLDSQTRCRGLEFAKPITIGHNVWIGGNVIILPNVTIGDNTVIAAGSIVDRDIPSNVVAMGAPCREYKTL, from the coding sequence ATGACTGAAAAAGAAAAAATGTTAGCTGGGTTATTGTATGATCCTGGTATCCATTTACTGGCTAACGATCGGCTTTATGCTCAAGATCTCTGCTTTCAAATCAATCAATTATCTCCTCTTGCCGAAAAACAGCGATATCAGCTGTTTCAAACGCTACTGGGAAAAACAGGAGAGCAGTTTACGATAATGCCGGGATTCCAATGTGATTACGGTTATAATATTGAAATTGGTGAAAACTTTTTCGCCAATTTTAATTGCATCATGCTTGATGTGGCTAAAATTACATTTGGTGATAATGTGCTTGTTGCACCTAATTGCGGCTTTTACACTTCAGGGCATCCACTGGATAGCCAAACACGATGCCGTGGTCTTGAGTTTGCAAAACCAATTACTATTGGTCACAACGTTTGGATTGGCGGTAATGTAATTATACTGCCAAATGTAACTATCGGTGATAATACCGTTATCGCAGCCGGAAGCATTGTTGATCGTGATATCCCTTCAAATGTGGTCGCCATGGGCGCACCCTGTCGAGAGTATAAAACGCTTTAA